The sequence below is a genomic window from Deltaproteobacteria bacterium.
TGCGGTCACATCGCGCGCGCTGAGCGCCGCGCGACAGTGCGGGCAGGTGAACGCCGGGGTCATCACGTGGCCGCAGGCTCGGTGGACCAATTCGATCGGCGCGCCGGCCTTGCCCGCCATCCAGCGATCACCCCATCCAACCAGCGAAACGATTACAGGATAGAGGTCGCGCCCCTTGTCGGTGAGGCGATACTCGAAACGTTCGGGTCGGTCCTGATAGCGCGCGCGCTCAAAGATGCCGTGCTCGACCAACTTCGAGAGTCGATCCGCCAAGCGATGGCGCGTCATGCCGAGATGGGTTTGGAAGTCTTCGAAGCGACGCGTGCGCAGGAAGGCGTCGCGCAAGATCAACAGGGTCCAGCGATCGCCCACCACCGAGAGGGTGCGCGCTACCGAGCAGGTCAGGTCGCCGATGTCACGCCAACGCATGGCTACGTTCCAAAACGGAACGGACTATAGGAGCGTGTCACGGGTCAGTCAATCACGTGCGGGTATGTGATTGACTGTGTGCGCTAGGGGCGCAAGATTGCGGGCGAGATGGCGGCGACAACCACGAACTCGGCGGCGCTGGCGACCGGG
It includes:
- a CDS encoding helix-turn-helix transcriptional regulator, which codes for MRWRDIGDLTCSVARTLSVVGDRWTLLILRDAFLRTRRFEDFQTHLGMTRHRLADRLSKLVEHGIFERARYQDRPERFEYRLTDKGRDLYPVIVSLVGWGDRWMAGKAGAPIELVHRACGHVMTPAFTCPHCRAALSARDVTAQPGPALRALSRRNRQPARTHRAATQRSSR